From one Streptomyces sp. NBC_01478 genomic stretch:
- the htpX gene encoding zinc metalloprotease HtpX, whose amino-acid sequence MQSRFRSDRRLTIRMGLTLFLLGLLYVAFVAALIVLLKSWVLVVVLAGGLLVAQYWFSDRIALYAMHGRIVEREEYPELHGVIDRLCAVADMPKPVVAVSDIDMPNAFATGRNADHAVVCVTTGLLRRLEPAELEGVLAHELSHVAHKDVAVITVASFLGVLAGLMVRFAFYSQIFRGRKDQNTLAVFAGIMGISAAVYAISFLLIRALSRYRELAADRAAALLTGKPSALASALTKVDGDIARIPTKDLRTAQAFNAFYFTPATGAEPGISRFFSTHPSLEQRLDQLGRISAELGEAAVPGIGKAD is encoded by the coding sequence ATGCAGAGCCGCTTCCGGAGCGACCGGCGGTTGACCATACGTATGGGTCTGACGCTGTTCCTGCTCGGGCTGTTGTACGTGGCGTTCGTGGCCGCGCTGATCGTGTTGCTGAAGTCCTGGGTGCTGGTCGTGGTGCTGGCCGGCGGGCTGCTCGTGGCGCAGTACTGGTTCTCCGACCGGATCGCGCTCTACGCGATGCACGGGCGGATCGTGGAGCGGGAGGAGTATCCCGAGCTGCACGGTGTGATCGACCGGCTGTGTGCCGTGGCCGACATGCCCAAGCCCGTCGTCGCCGTGTCCGACATCGACATGCCGAACGCCTTCGCCACCGGCCGGAACGCCGACCACGCCGTCGTCTGCGTGACCACCGGTCTGCTACGGCGGCTGGAGCCGGCCGAGTTGGAGGGTGTACTCGCGCACGAGTTGTCGCATGTGGCGCACAAGGACGTGGCCGTGATCACGGTGGCCTCGTTCCTCGGGGTGCTCGCGGGGCTGATGGTGCGGTTCGCCTTCTACTCGCAGATCTTCCGGGGCCGCAAGGACCAGAACACCCTGGCCGTCTTCGCGGGGATCATGGGGATCTCGGCGGCCGTGTACGCGATCAGCTTCCTGCTGATCCGGGCGCTGTCCCGGTACCGGGAGCTCGCGGCGGACCGGGCGGCGGCGCTGCTCACCGGGAAGCCCTCGGCGCTGGCCTCCGCGCTCACCAAGGTCGACGGTGACATCGCCCGCATCCCGACCAAGGACCTGCGGACGGCCCAGGCCTTCAACGCCTTCTACTTCACGCCGGCCACCGGCGCCGAGCCCGGTATCTCGCGGTTCTTCTCGACCCACCCGAGCCTGGAGCAGCGGCTCGACCAACTGGGGCGGATCTCCGCCGAGTTGGGCGAGGCAGCGGTGCCCGGCATCGGGAAGGCGGACTGA
- a CDS encoding RDD family protein yields the protein MDNRDAIGSWLSGPREAAERAGVDFGYRGEQLGLPEQGPGSIARPGRRLGALVVDWGLCLLIAYGLLTDGYDQATGNWALLVFFVLSALTVGTVGFTPGKRLFGLRVAALATGRPDFPRTLLRTALLCVAIPALIWDRDGRGLHDRLARTVEVRI from the coding sequence GTGGACAACAGGGATGCAATCGGCTCATGGCTCTCCGGGCCCCGCGAGGCCGCGGAGCGAGCAGGTGTCGACTTCGGCTACCGCGGCGAGCAGCTCGGCCTGCCCGAGCAGGGCCCCGGCTCGATCGCCCGCCCCGGCCGCCGCCTCGGCGCCCTCGTCGTCGACTGGGGCCTGTGCCTGTTGATCGCATACGGCCTGCTCACCGACGGCTACGACCAGGCGACCGGCAACTGGGCCCTCCTCGTCTTCTTCGTCCTCAGCGCCCTCACGGTCGGCACGGTCGGCTTCACCCCGGGCAAGCGCCTCTTCGGCCTGCGCGTGGCCGCCCTCGCCACCGGCCGCCCCGACTTCCCGCGCACCCTGCTGCGCACCGCCCTGCTGTGCGTCGCGATCCCGGCCCTGATCTGGGACCGCGACGGCCGCGGACTGCACGACCGGCTGGCGCGCACGGTGGAGGTCCGGATCTAG
- a CDS encoding winged helix DNA-binding domain-containing protein — protein MTRTPRHITPTERRARLALRHRLAPGARAATPEDVADSLVALHGTDPSTVYLTVGARLAEPARTVPETARALYEDRSLLRMHGMRHTVFVFPAGLTGVVHASTGLVVAARERAALLKDMAKAGAPDAVWLTEVEASLLAALARRGQATAAELALDEPRLKEQFVYAAGKNYEGVHTVSTRLLKVLGVEGKVVRGRPLGSWTSNQFRWAVAPEHLQLDVPEAQSTLLHRWLTACGPATEADLKWWTGWRVTEVRRALAAIGAEAVSLDEGVGYVAAGDLAPPPGPAEPWAALLPGLDPTAMGWQGRDWYLAPELRPALFDGSGNVGPTVWWDGRVVGGWAQRPDGEIAWRVLAPEGVGREGEAAIGVAAERLRGWVGVSRVTPRFRTPVERELSV, from the coding sequence ATGACTCGCACCCCCCGTCACATCACCCCCACCGAACGCCGAGCCCGCCTCGCCCTCCGTCACCGCCTCGCCCCCGGCGCCCGCGCCGCGACCCCGGAGGACGTCGCCGACTCCCTCGTCGCCCTGCACGGCACGGACCCCTCGACGGTGTACCTGACCGTGGGCGCCCGGCTCGCCGAGCCCGCCCGCACCGTGCCGGAGACCGCCCGCGCCCTGTACGAGGACCGCAGCCTGCTCCGTATGCACGGCATGCGGCACACGGTGTTCGTGTTCCCCGCCGGGCTGACCGGCGTCGTACACGCCTCGACCGGACTCGTCGTCGCCGCCCGTGAACGGGCCGCCCTGCTCAAGGACATGGCGAAGGCCGGGGCGCCGGACGCGGTCTGGCTGACGGAGGTCGAGGCGTCGCTGCTGGCCGCGCTGGCCCGGCGTGGGCAGGCTACGGCGGCCGAACTCGCCCTGGACGAACCGAGGTTGAAGGAACAGTTCGTGTACGCGGCCGGGAAGAACTACGAGGGCGTCCACACCGTCTCGACCCGGCTGCTGAAGGTGCTGGGGGTGGAGGGGAAGGTGGTGCGGGGGCGGCCGCTGGGTTCGTGGACGTCGAACCAGTTCCGTTGGGCGGTGGCGCCGGAACACCTTCAACTGGACGTCCCCGAGGCCCAGTCGACGCTGCTGCACCGCTGGCTCACGGCCTGCGGCCCGGCCACCGAGGCGGATCTGAAGTGGTGGACGGGGTGGCGGGTGACGGAGGTCCGCCGGGCGCTGGCGGCGATCGGCGCGGAGGCGGTGTCCCTGGACGAGGGAGTGGGGTACGTCGCCGCGGGCGACCTCGCTCCGCCGCCCGGCCCCGCCGAGCCCTGGGCGGCCCTGTTGCCGGGACTCGATCCGACGGCGATGGGGTGGCAGGGGCGGGACTGGTACCTGGCACCGGAGTTGCGCCCCGCACTGTTCGACGGGAGCGGCAATGTGGGGCCGACGGTGTGGTGGGACGGACGGGTGGTGGGGGGTTGGGCCCAGCGCCCGGACGGTGAGATCGCGTGGCGCGTGCTGGCCCCGGAGGGCGTGGGCCGGGAGGGCGAGGCGGCGATCGGGGTGGCGGCGGAGCGGTTGCGGGGGTGGGTGGGGGTGAGCCGGGTGACGCCGCGGTTTCGGACGCCGGTGGAGCGGGAGTTGTCGGTGTAG
- the pspAB gene encoding PspA-associated protein PspAB translates to MGLLDILLGRTKPVAPDLDQLFALPSAAVTLEAAAGFRATGRGAVCFATVEGGAFEQTHREVQALLDADAERTGPPVELTQDAYGYSWLVSRRSPDQLSALVNDLHAVNSAMEVNGFGPQLLCSLAGFEDDSGRRLALVYLYKRGTFFPFAPLAGDGQRRDSSLELQVKSMLGNDLRIEQDLSRWFPVWGAPGL, encoded by the coding sequence ATGGGGTTGCTGGACATCCTGCTCGGTCGTACGAAACCGGTCGCTCCCGATCTCGACCAGCTCTTCGCGCTGCCCTCGGCGGCGGTGACGCTGGAGGCGGCGGCCGGGTTCAGGGCGACCGGGCGCGGTGCGGTGTGCTTCGCCACGGTGGAGGGCGGGGCGTTCGAGCAGACACACCGAGAGGTCCAGGCCCTGCTGGACGCGGACGCGGAACGCACCGGTCCGCCGGTGGAGTTGACCCAGGATGCCTACGGCTACTCGTGGCTGGTCTCGCGCCGCTCCCCCGATCAGTTGTCGGCGCTGGTCAACGATCTGCACGCGGTGAACAGCGCGATGGAGGTCAATGGCTTCGGGCCCCAACTGCTGTGTTCGCTGGCCGGGTTCGAGGATGACAGTGGCCGACGGCTGGCGCTGGTCTATCTGTACAAGCGCGGGACGTTCTTCCCGTTCGCGCCGCTGGCCGGTGACGGGCAGCGGCGCGACAGCTCGCTGGAACTCCAGGTCAAGTCGATGCTCGGCAACGACCTGCGGATCGAGCAGGATCTGAGCCGGTGGTTCCCGGTGTGGGGCGCCCCCGGGTTGTGA
- a CDS encoding DUF2252 domain-containing protein yields MTTPADRADRGRAARKRVARSAHASWIPAVDRPDPVAVLERQGRDRLPELLPIRYGRMAASPFAFFRGSAAVMAADLASQSHTGLTVQLCGDAHLLNFGLYASPERALLFDLNDFDETFPGPFEWDVKRLAASVAVAGRENGHSDAEAHRAALEATAAYRTALRDLARKGELAVWYERIDADSLLPLVRAGRHRRRVESTLTRARRRTSLHAVGKLTETVDGRRRIVHDPPLLEPAGAADMASLRKIFSDYRSTLSEERRLLLDRYRFVDAARKVVGVGSVGTRCFIVLLAGRDQDDPLFLQIKEARKSVLEEHLPHGPYVHPGHRVVAGQRLLQAASDIFLGWMTGPQGRAFYWRQLRDMKGSADVAGMSPRALTAYARLCGTALARAHARSGDRVAIAAYLGGTDTFERAVADFALSYATQTTADHAALGAAAAAGVVTAAPGI; encoded by the coding sequence ATGACCACACCGGCCGACCGAGCGGACCGGGGCCGCGCCGCGCGCAAACGCGTCGCCCGTTCCGCCCACGCAAGCTGGATCCCCGCCGTGGACCGCCCCGACCCCGTCGCCGTACTGGAACGACAGGGCCGGGACAGACTCCCGGAACTCCTCCCCATCCGGTACGGCCGCATGGCAGCCTCCCCCTTCGCGTTCTTCCGCGGCTCGGCCGCCGTGATGGCCGCCGACCTGGCGTCCCAGTCGCACACCGGCCTCACCGTGCAGCTCTGCGGCGACGCGCACCTCCTCAACTTCGGCCTGTACGCCTCCCCGGAACGCGCCCTGCTCTTCGACCTCAACGACTTCGACGAGACGTTCCCTGGCCCCTTCGAGTGGGACGTCAAGCGCCTCGCCGCGAGCGTGGCCGTCGCCGGACGCGAGAACGGCCACAGCGACGCGGAGGCCCACCGCGCCGCGCTGGAGGCGACAGCCGCGTACCGTACGGCCCTCCGTGACCTGGCCCGCAAGGGCGAACTCGCCGTCTGGTACGAGCGGATCGACGCCGACAGCCTGCTGCCCCTGGTCCGCGCCGGCCGCCACCGCCGCCGGGTCGAGTCCACCCTCACCCGGGCCCGCCGCCGCACCAGCCTGCACGCCGTCGGCAAACTGACCGAGACCGTCGACGGCCGCCGCCGTATCGTCCACGACCCGCCCCTCCTGGAACCGGCCGGCGCCGCCGACATGGCCTCCCTGCGCAAGATCTTCAGCGACTACCGCTCCACGCTCTCCGAGGAACGCCGCCTCCTCCTGGACCGCTACCGCTTCGTCGACGCGGCCCGCAAGGTGGTCGGCGTCGGCAGCGTGGGCACCCGCTGCTTCATCGTGCTGCTCGCCGGCCGCGACCAGGACGACCCGTTGTTCCTCCAGATCAAGGAGGCGCGGAAGTCCGTACTGGAGGAGCATCTGCCGCACGGACCGTACGTCCACCCCGGCCACCGTGTCGTAGCGGGCCAGCGCCTGCTCCAGGCGGCCAGTGACATCTTCCTCGGCTGGATGACCGGACCGCAGGGCCGCGCCTTCTACTGGCGCCAGTTGCGCGACATGAAGGGCTCCGCGGACGTCGCCGGCATGAGCCCGCGGGCGCTCACGGCCTACGCCCGCCTCTGCGGCACCGCCCTGGCCCGCGCCCACGCCCGCTCCGGCGACCGCGTCGCCATCGCCGCGTACCTGGGCGGCACCGACACCTTCGAACGCGCCGTGGCGGACTTCGCCCTGTCCTACGCCACCCAGACGACCGCCGACCACGCGGCCCTGGGCGCGGCCGCCGCGGCGGGCGTGGTCACGGCGGCACCCGGCATCTGA
- a CDS encoding SCO2583/SCO2584 N-terminal domain-containing protein, whose product MGQQQDDEGREFDIRWADEAEHKEPSARARMLAARWKENPPGPVPFRGEPEGVGPRRSSWVSTVIVLGSVVAVIMLLGYVNSRAPH is encoded by the coding sequence ATGGGGCAACAACAGGACGACGAGGGGCGGGAGTTCGACATCCGGTGGGCCGACGAGGCCGAGCACAAGGAGCCCTCCGCGCGGGCCCGGATGCTGGCCGCCCGCTGGAAGGAGAACCCTCCGGGGCCGGTGCCGTTCCGGGGTGAGCCCGAGGGGGTGGGGCCGCGGCGGTCGTCCTGGGTATCGACGGTGATCGTGCTGGGGAGTGTCGTCGCGGTCATCATGCTGCTGGGGTACGTCAACTCCCGGGCGCCGCACTAG
- the glnA gene encoding type I glutamate--ammonia ligase: MFQNADEAKKFIADEDVKFVDVRFCDLPGVMQHFTLPATAFDPDEELAFDGSSIRGFQAIHESDMALRADLSTARVDPFRRDKTVNINFFIHDPITGEQYSRDPRNVAKKAEAYLASTGIADTAYFGPEAEFYVFDSVRFETKANEAFYHIDSEAGAWNTGAVEDNRGYKVRYKGGYFPTPPVDHFADLRAEISLELAASGLQVERQHHEVGTAGQAEINYKFNTLLAAADDLQLFKYIVKNVAWRNGKTATFMPKPIFGDNGSGMHVHSSLWAGGSPLFYDEAGYAGLSDLARYYIGGILKHAPSLLAFTNPTVNSYHRLVPGFEAPVNLVYSQRNRSAAMRIPITGSNPKAKRVEFRAPDSSGNPYLAFSALLLAGLDGIKNKIEPAEPIDKDLYELAPEEHAGVAQVPTSLPAVLDRLEADHEFLLAGDVFTSDLIETWIDFKRTNEIAPLQLRPHPHEFELYFDV; the protein is encoded by the coding sequence ATGTTCCAGAACGCCGACGAGGCCAAGAAGTTCATCGCGGACGAGGACGTCAAGTTCGTCGACGTCCGATTCTGCGATCTGCCGGGTGTGATGCAGCACTTCACGCTGCCGGCGACGGCCTTCGACCCGGACGAGGAACTCGCCTTCGACGGCTCCTCGATCCGCGGCTTCCAGGCCATCCACGAGTCCGACATGGCGCTCCGCGCCGACCTGTCGACCGCGCGCGTGGACCCCTTCCGTCGCGACAAGACGGTCAACATCAACTTCTTCATCCACGACCCGATCACGGGCGAGCAGTACTCCCGCGACCCGCGCAACGTGGCGAAGAAGGCCGAGGCGTACCTCGCCTCCACCGGTATCGCGGACACCGCGTACTTCGGTCCCGAGGCCGAGTTCTACGTCTTCGACAGCGTGCGCTTCGAGACCAAGGCGAACGAGGCCTTCTACCACATCGACTCCGAGGCGGGCGCCTGGAACACCGGTGCGGTCGAGGACAACCGCGGTTACAAGGTCCGCTACAAGGGCGGCTACTTCCCGACCCCGCCGGTCGACCACTTCGCCGACCTGCGTGCGGAGATCTCCCTGGAGCTGGCCGCGTCCGGCCTCCAGGTCGAGCGCCAGCACCACGAGGTGGGCACCGCCGGCCAGGCCGAGATCAACTACAAGTTCAACACGCTGCTCGCCGCGGCCGACGACCTCCAGCTCTTCAAGTACATCGTGAAGAACGTGGCCTGGCGCAACGGCAAGACCGCGACCTTCATGCCGAAGCCGATCTTCGGTGACAACGGCTCGGGCATGCACGTCCACTCGTCGCTGTGGGCGGGCGGCTCCCCGCTCTTCTACGACGAGGCCGGCTACGCGGGTCTGTCGGACCTCGCCCGCTACTACATCGGCGGCATCCTCAAGCACGCCCCGTCGCTGCTCGCCTTCACCAACCCGACGGTGAACTCGTACCACCGCCTGGTGCCGGGCTTCGAGGCGCCGGTCAACCTGGTGTACTCGCAGCGCAACCGCTCCGCCGCGATGCGTATCCCGATCACGGGCTCCAACCCGAAGGCCAAGCGCGTCGAGTTCCGCGCGCCCGACTCCTCCGGCAACCCGTACCTCGCCTTCTCCGCGCTCCTCCTGGCGGGCCTGGACGGCATCAAGAACAAGATCGAGCCGGCCGAGCCGATCGACAAGGACCTCTACGAGCTGGCCCCCGAGGAGCACGCGGGCGTCGCCCAGGTCCCGACCTCCCTCCCGGCCGTCCTCGACCGCCTCGAGGCCGACCACGAGTTCCTCCTCGCGGGCGACGTCTTCACGTCCGACCTGATCGAGACGTGGATCGACTTCAAGCGCACGAACGAGATCGCGCCGCTGCAACTGCGTCCGCACCCGCACGAGTTCGAGCTGTACTTCGACGTGTGA
- a CDS encoding DUF6891 domain-containing protein, whose translation MEIDGGLDIKVETENRQTHTRISALRLRELVARIGGTGDRFLIVQRIPDLPDVFAQVWHEEGGDFRLEHRLSADEFYGTNLDGADRVADLLTGWARQADADADAGWDAGVDWEPVDLGPREEVPELPDEVREKVEERVRVRLRCGYDDRRMLTEIAEEWLVTGDERPVSRAQASRLVDRLWLERVAEQADWEEVTDPERLAEVFELLDASGITARENFTCCRTCGTAEIGGERGEGARGFVYFHEQCTESAAAGRGLMLLYGGFDGSAETTATVGHEVLAALRGAGLSADWDGDPDKAIDVKPLTWHKRLVG comes from the coding sequence ATGGAGATCGACGGGGGTCTCGACATCAAGGTCGAGACGGAGAACAGGCAGACGCACACGCGCATTTCGGCGCTACGACTGCGGGAGCTGGTGGCGCGGATCGGGGGCACCGGCGACCGTTTCCTGATCGTGCAGCGGATACCGGACCTCCCGGACGTGTTCGCGCAGGTGTGGCACGAGGAGGGCGGGGACTTCCGGCTGGAACACCGGCTGAGCGCGGACGAGTTCTACGGCACGAACCTGGACGGCGCGGACCGCGTGGCGGATCTCCTGACCGGCTGGGCGCGGCAGGCCGATGCGGACGCGGACGCCGGCTGGGACGCGGGCGTCGACTGGGAGCCGGTGGACCTGGGGCCCCGGGAGGAGGTGCCCGAACTGCCGGACGAGGTGCGGGAGAAGGTCGAGGAGCGGGTCCGGGTCCGGCTGCGCTGTGGCTACGACGACCGGAGGATGTTGACCGAGATCGCCGAGGAATGGCTGGTCACCGGTGACGAGCGGCCGGTGTCGCGTGCGCAGGCCTCGCGACTGGTGGACCGGTTGTGGCTGGAGCGGGTGGCCGAGCAGGCGGACTGGGAAGAGGTGACGGACCCGGAGCGACTGGCGGAGGTCTTCGAGCTCCTCGACGCGAGCGGCATCACCGCCCGGGAGAACTTCACCTGCTGCCGCACCTGCGGTACCGCCGAGATAGGCGGCGAACGCGGCGAGGGAGCGCGCGGCTTCGTCTACTTCCATGAGCAGTGCACGGAAAGCGCCGCCGCAGGCCGCGGACTCATGCTGCTGTACGGCGGGTTCGACGGCTCGGCCGAGACCACCGCGACCGTCGGGCACGAGGTGCTGGCGGCGCTCCGCGGCGCCGGGCTGTCCGCCGACTGGGACGGCGATCCGGACAAGGCGATCGACGTCAAACCGCTGACCTGGCACAAACGACTGGTGGGATGA
- a CDS encoding winged helix-turn-helix domain-containing protein, with the protein MAIIRSLPALPSAPLDTPVPNAPRHHLRAVDRDEVIDVAEFLPPGATWLPAPPHTLPTLPGQPPMVGYLVLIPADSPHLTRTHPVTPLADEAEPLVRIDTVQRTAQLNGAELDLTYLEFELLAHLVAHPNRVHTRDQLVTTVWGYGHVGDGRTVDVHIARLRRKLGVEHRKAIQTVRRVGYKYTPPTAR; encoded by the coding sequence ATGGCGATCATCCGTTCCCTCCCCGCTCTTCCCTCCGCTCCGCTCGACACCCCCGTTCCGAACGCGCCGCGGCATCATCTGCGCGCCGTGGACCGGGACGAGGTGATCGACGTCGCGGAGTTCCTGCCGCCGGGTGCCACCTGGCTGCCCGCGCCCCCGCACACACTGCCCACGCTGCCGGGGCAGCCGCCGATGGTCGGGTACCTCGTCCTCATCCCGGCCGACAGCCCGCACCTCACCCGGACCCACCCGGTCACACCCCTGGCCGACGAGGCCGAACCGCTCGTCCGCATCGACACCGTGCAGCGCACCGCCCAGCTCAACGGCGCGGAACTCGACCTGACGTACCTGGAGTTCGAGCTGCTCGCCCATCTCGTCGCGCACCCCAACCGGGTGCACACCCGCGACCAGTTGGTCACCACGGTGTGGGGCTACGGGCATGTGGGCGACGGCCGTACCGTCGACGTCCACATCGCCCGACTGCGCCGCAAGCTGGGCGTCGAGCACCGCAAGGCGATCCAGACGGTACGGCGGGTCGGGTACAAGTACACGCCGCCGACCGCGCGTTGA
- a CDS encoding acyl-CoA dehydrogenase family protein, whose product MAAGDKSTVVAGAPGVAEIAARYADEAESARRLSPQVVEAVRDAGFARHFVPRAHGGEAGGFAEVTSAVGLVGEGCTSAAWAASLAAYAGRYGAFLPEEGQADIWADGPDVLLAGALMPSGKAEPMAGGWRLSGEWKYISGVHFADWALACAAVPAEGPVDPDVRPEVRFFAVPRADFAIEESWFTVGMRGTGSDTLVLSDVFVPEHRTLPRSAVHAGRAPASDARCHLVPMHAVNALPFAAPLVGAARGALRAWIARAGTRVDRRGQSVGEKPSTQVSLARSAAEVDTAELLILRTAAVADGTECPPEGEAAVRGARDLALAVELLVSAVDRVFRAGGTSGQSSSDPVQRFWRDVNSAASHVALSFETTGAAYGAWALSGAEGAGAGAVR is encoded by the coding sequence ATGGCAGCAGGCGACAAGTCGACGGTCGTGGCCGGGGCGCCGGGGGTCGCGGAGATCGCGGCCCGGTACGCGGACGAGGCGGAGAGCGCCCGGCGGCTCTCGCCGCAGGTGGTCGAGGCGGTGCGGGACGCGGGCTTCGCCCGGCACTTCGTCCCGCGGGCCCACGGCGGCGAAGCCGGTGGTTTCGCCGAAGTGACCTCCGCGGTCGGCCTGGTGGGGGAGGGCTGCACATCGGCGGCCTGGGCGGCCTCGCTGGCCGCCTACGCCGGGCGGTACGGGGCGTTCCTGCCCGAGGAGGGGCAGGCCGACATCTGGGCGGACGGACCCGACGTCCTGCTGGCCGGCGCGCTCATGCCGTCCGGCAAGGCGGAACCGATGGCCGGTGGCTGGCGGCTGAGCGGTGAGTGGAAGTACATCAGCGGGGTGCACTTCGCCGACTGGGCGCTGGCCTGCGCGGCCGTACCCGCCGAGGGCCCGGTGGATCCCGACGTACGCCCGGAGGTGCGGTTCTTCGCGGTGCCGCGGGCCGACTTCGCCATCGAGGAGAGCTGGTTCACCGTGGGGATGCGCGGGACCGGCAGCGACACCCTGGTCCTGTCCGACGTCTTCGTGCCCGAGCACCGCACGCTGCCCCGGTCGGCCGTCCACGCCGGCCGGGCGCCCGCCTCGGACGCGCGCTGCCACCTCGTCCCGATGCACGCCGTGAACGCGCTGCCGTTCGCCGCCCCGCTGGTCGGCGCGGCCCGGGGCGCGCTGCGGGCCTGGATCGCGCGCGCCGGGACACGCGTCGACCGCCGGGGTCAGTCCGTGGGCGAGAAGCCCTCGACGCAGGTCTCCCTGGCCCGCTCGGCGGCGGAAGTGGACACCGCCGAACTCCTGATCCTGCGTACGGCGGCGGTCGCCGACGGCACCGAGTGCCCACCGGAGGGCGAGGCGGCGGTCCGTGGCGCCCGGGACCTCGCGCTGGCCGTGGAACTGCTGGTCTCGGCGGTCGACCGGGTCTTCCGCGCCGGCGGCACGTCCGGACAGTCCTCGTCCGACCCGGTGCAGCGCTTCTGGCGCGATGTGAACAGCGCCGCCTCCCATGTCGCGCTCTCCTTCGAGACCACGGGTGCGGCCTACGGCGCCTGGGCGCTG
- the glnII gene encoding glutamine synthetase — protein sequence MTFKAEYIWIDGTQPTAKLRSKTKILADDAKGAELPIWGFDGSSTNQAEGHSSDRVLKPVASFPDPIRGGDDILVMCEVLEIDMTPHESNTRAALVEVSEKYAAQEPIFGIEQEYTFFDGARPLGFPEGGFPAPQGGYYCGVGADEIFGREIVEAHLENCLKAGLAISGINAEVMPGQWEFQVGPVSPLEVSDHLWIARWLLYRTAEDFGISATLDPKPVKGDWNGAGAHTNFSTKAMREGYDAIITACESLGEGSKPLDHVKHYGAGIDDRLTGLHETAPWNEYSYGVSNRGASVRIPWQVEKDGKGYIEDRRPNANVDPYLVTRLIVDTCCSALEKAGQV from the coding sequence GTGACGTTCAAGGCTGAGTACATCTGGATCGACGGCACCCAGCCGACGGCCAAGCTCCGTTCGAAGACGAAGATACTCGCCGACGACGCCAAGGGTGCCGAGCTCCCGATCTGGGGCTTCGACGGGTCGTCCACGAACCAGGCCGAGGGGCACTCCTCGGACCGCGTGCTCAAGCCGGTCGCCAGCTTCCCGGACCCGATCCGCGGCGGCGACGACATCCTCGTCATGTGCGAGGTCCTTGAGATCGACATGACGCCGCACGAGTCCAACACGCGTGCCGCGCTCGTCGAGGTCTCCGAGAAGTACGCCGCGCAGGAGCCGATCTTCGGCATCGAGCAGGAGTACACCTTCTTCGACGGCGCCCGTCCGCTCGGCTTCCCCGAGGGCGGCTTCCCGGCCCCCCAGGGCGGCTACTACTGCGGCGTCGGCGCCGACGAGATCTTCGGCCGCGAGATCGTCGAGGCCCACCTGGAGAACTGCCTCAAGGCCGGTCTCGCGATCTCCGGCATCAACGCCGAGGTCATGCCCGGCCAGTGGGAGTTCCAGGTCGGCCCGGTCTCCCCGCTGGAGGTCTCCGACCACCTGTGGATCGCCCGCTGGCTGCTCTACCGCACCGCCGAGGACTTCGGCATCTCCGCGACCCTCGACCCCAAGCCGGTCAAGGGCGACTGGAACGGCGCGGGCGCGCACACCAACTTCTCCACCAAGGCGATGCGCGAGGGCTACGACGCGATCATCACCGCGTGCGAGTCCCTCGGCGAGGGCTCCAAGCCCCTCGACCACGTCAAGCACTACGGCGCCGGCATCGACGACCGCCTCACCGGCCTGCACGAGACCGCCCCGTGGAACGAGTACTCCTACGGCGTCTCCAATCGCGGCGCCTCGGTCCGTATCCCGTGGCAGGTCGAGAAGGACGGCAAGGGCTACATCGAGGACCGCCGCCCGAACGCCAACGTCGACCCGTACCTGGTGACGCGCCTCATCGTCGACACGTGCTGCTCCGCCCTGGAGAAGGCCGGCCAGGTCTGA